CGCGAACGCCGCGAAGGTCAAGACGGTCACGGCCGTGGCGAACACCATGGCGTGCAGCGCCGCGTACTGGATCGCCAGTCAGGCCACCGAAGTGATCGTCACGCCCGCCGGTGAAGTGGGCAGCATCGGCGTGATCGGCACGCACACCGACCAGACGGCCGCCCTGGAAGGGGAAGGCCTGAAGGTCACGTACGTCCGCAGCACCGACCGCAAGGCCCTCGGGCAGCCTGCCGAGGCGATGGACGGGCCGGTGCTCGAACAGTGGCAGAAGGAAATGGCCGCCATCCACGACCTGTTCGTGCAGGCCATCGCCACCGGACGCGGCGTCACCCTCGCCAAGGCCAGCAGCTGGGCCACCGGCGACGTGTGGTTCGGTGACGCGGCCGTCACCGCCGGACTCGCCGACCGCGTCGCCCTGCTGACCGACATCGTGGCTGAACACCAGCAGGCCGCTACGCCACCCCCCGCCGCCCCCGCACTCCGCCAGGGCCGCAGTGCCAGCGCGGACGACCAGCCCCACCAGGAGGCCCCCGTGAAACTCACCATCAAAGACCGCACCGGCCAGACCCACACCCTCGACACCAGCACCGACGCCGCCCCCACCGACGCCCAGACGCTCGCCAGCACCCTCGAAAGCGGCGCGTACGAAGCGGGCGTCCAGGCCCAGCGGGAACTCGTCGCCGCGGCCCTCGGCGTGAACGTCAACGACCTCACCGCCGACCGCCTCACGCAGATCCGCGCGCAGGCCAGCGACGGCACCCAGTACCGCGACGCGCTTCTCGGCCAGGTCGAACGCCTCGCCACCACCGTCTACGGCGCCGAGAACGCCACCGCCATCGACCGCGCCAAGCGCCTCGCCAGCAAAGCCGACACGGCCGACCTGCCCGGCCTGATCGACGACCTCACGGCCCAGCGGGACGCGAAGTTCCCCGCCGGACGCCAGAGCGCCCCCGACGCCGGTGCAGGCGCCCAGGCGGACACCACCCCCACCGAACCCACCGTGACCGCCCTCCCCACCACCGCGTTCGACTTCTGAACGCCCCCACCCCCCGCCCCCACTCACCACGCACCAGGAGCACACCATGAAACACGGCAACCTCGTCTTCCAGGGTCAGAACGCCTTCCCCACCATGCACGTCGAAGCGGCCGCCATCATCGGCGACTGCGTCACCCACACCGCCGCCGCCACCGCCGGACGCGGCGCGGACGGCAACCCCTTCCTCGGCAAGGTCCTCACCAAGGAAGCCGATGGTGAAGGCACCGTCGCCACCGAAGGCGCGGGCTTCATCGACATCCCCACCGTCGGCACCCTTGCCACCGGCTACCAGCTGCTCGTCGTGGACGGCGCCGGGAAAGCCAAGGTCGGCGCGAACGGCACCCGCGTCCTCGTGAACATCGCCCAGAACGGCATCGCCAACATCAAGTTCTGACCCCGGGCCAGAACACCCCGCCCGCACCCCAGCGCCGCCCCGAGCCACCCGGCCGGAGCGGCGCGCCTCACGCCGCCCAGGAGGGCCCACCCATGACCACCCCCAAGATCCGCAAGATCACCGACCTGACCCTCAACCTCAAGCAGGAAGCCGCCAACGAGCAGCGCACGTTCGCGCAGCACCTGCAGCACCTCGCCGACCACGGGCAGATCAGCAGCGACCTGTACGACCCCAAGCAGCGCAACAGCGCCGGCGCCAGCGTCCCCGCCTGGAAGCAGGTCCTCGTGCGCGGCGCGGGCCTCGAAGCGCAGGGCCGCCACGCCGCCGTGACCGTCACCGACGCGTTCTTCCGCCAGGACGACAACCGCATCCTGTTCCCCCTGTACATCGAGGAACGCTACCGCGAACTGGGCCGCGAGGGCCGCAACAGCCTCACCCTCAGCGACGTCGTCGCCGACACCAGCCCCATCAACGCGAACGTCGTCGCCACGCAGGTCCTGGACTTCAAGGACGACGAGAGCGCCGACCTGTCCCGCATCGCCGAAGGCGCCCAGTACCCCGTGCTGACCATCACGCAGGGTGACGCCGTCGTCCGCCTCTACAAGTACGGCGGTCGCCTCGAAGCGAGCCTGGAAGCCATCCTCGGCAGCAGCCTGAGCACCCTGGACCGCTGGCTCCTGAAGATCCGCCGTCAGGCCGACCGGAACAAGATCCGCCAGGCGCTCGCCGTCCTGAAGAACGGCGACGGGAACAACAACGCCGCGCCGAACATCAACGTCGGCGCGACCCTCGAAGTGGCCGACTTCGTCGCGCTGCTCATGAAAGCCGAGGAGTACGGCGCGGAACCGCTCGTCCTGACCGGCGCCGCCAGCCCCCTCGGGAAGGCCCTGAGCCTGGACATCGTGACCGGCACGAACAGCACCGCCGCGAGCGGCGACTTCCGCGACACCGGCACCTTCCCGACCATCTTCGGCATGCGCCCCAAGCTGCCGCCCCAGCGCAGCGTCCTGGCGGGCGTCGAGCAGCTCATGGCCATCGACCCCAGCGCGGGCCTGACCATGCACTACGACCCCCGCTTCGATCTCGTCCGGTACGAGGACATCATCCGCCGCGACATGCAGGCCGTGCAGATCACCGAGATGCTCGGCTTCAGCAAGCCCGACATGGGCGCCGGCATCACCATGACCCTGGCCTGAGCGCCACCCACCGGGCCCCGCACTGAGCTCAGTGCGGCCCGGACCAGGAGGGCCCCATGGCCACCAAGAAAGACAATGCCGCGCTGCTCGGCGAGAAACTCGGCGTCACCATCAACGCCGACGCCAGCAACCCGAAAGCGGACGTCCTGCAGGGCTGGGCGGACCGCGCCGACACGGACCCCGAGGGCGTCAAACGCGAGATCCTCACCGCTCAGGTCGAAGCGGCCCTCGACGTCGAACTGACCGACGCGACCCTGACCGTGGACACCCTCGCCGGGATCCTCGCGCAGGCCAGTGAAGATCAGGACGCCGCGCGCGCCGCACTCCAGCAGGCGCTGGACGGCCCGCCCGCCAGTGCAGCCGGAGCGGGCAGCCAGGGCGACCCTGACCCCGCACCGACCGAACCGGCAGGGGAGACCGTCACCGTCCGCGTGAACGACATCATCGCCGAGTACGGCGGGACGTTCACGGACCCCGAGCAGCCCGAGGGGCAGCGCGTCATCACTGGTGACGCCCGCGAGGTGCAGCGCACCCACACGGTCCGGCAGGGCCTGCTGACCGGCACGCTCGTCGAGGCGTAACGTGCTCACCGTCACGCCACAGCAGGTGCCGCAGCTCATCCCTGGCGCGCCCGCCGACGTGGCGGACGCACACCTGGGCCTCGCCACGCTCTGGCTCGCGCAGCAGCTCAGTGACCGCCGCGTCAGCGAGGACGCCCTCAGCGACCAGGCGCAGATTGCCGCGCGCACCGCCCTGGCCGCGAAAGCCCTCGAACTGCGCAGCGCCCTCACGGGCGGCGTCACGCGCCTGCAGGTCGCCACGAGCAGCAGCGGCGGCGCGCTGGAGAGCATCAAGCTCCCCGGTCTCGAACTGAAGCTCGGGAAGACCGTCACCGTGGACGGCGCGCAGGCCCACGAGGTCGCCGCCGGAACCTGGGCCGCGCTGGCCGGGCAGCTGCTCGCGCTGGCGCTGCCCAGCCTGCCCCGCCGCGTGTTCCCCGGAGCGGCCCGGTGATCCTGGACCTCCTGAACGCGGCCGCCGAGAAGATCGACGAGGTCGCGCCGATCATCTCGGACGTGCTGGCCAGCAACCTCGCGCAGCCGGTGACGTTCGAGCGGTTCGGGCAGCCACCCGGCCCCCTGCGCGCCCTGATCGCCCAGGAGGAGGACCGCAGCACCGACGCCCCCAAGGTCGACGAGCCCGGCATCAGCAACCGCAGCTTCACCGCCCTGCTGCCGTACCACGAACCCGCACTCACGCCCGGCTGGATCCTCACGGACGCCACCGGCCGCGTGCACGTGCCCGTCGCGCCCATCCTGAACCCGGCCGGGCGGAACCTGTTCCTCGTCGCCCGGGTCGCGCCGCTCGTCGAACGCACCCGCGTGCACGACCTGGTGTTCCAGGTGCCCGGGGTGGGCGTCACCCGCCCGTACGGGGCACTGAACCCCATCCCGGCACCCGCCACGGCCCTACCCGTCCAGGCGCGCCTCGCCGCGACGACCGACCCGAAGATCCGGGACAGCGTCGGCGCGGACGCCGCCGAGGTGGTCCTCGTGGGCCGCTGGGGACCCCTCACCGCACCCACCGGCACCCCGGACGGCCTGCGCTGGGGCCTGAGCGCACCCCTGACCCTGAGCGGCCAGCCCGGCACGCTCACCCTCAAGCTCGCGTGGCCGGACGAGGACCTGCACCGCGAAGCGCAGTTCGGCGCGCGATTCCTCGCCGTGTGGCGCACCCCCTGAAGGAGGCCACCATGACCCCCAAGAAGAAACCCACCGCGGCCCGCACTGACGCCAGTGCGCCCACCGCCGACCACACTGCGGACCTCCTGGCCCGCGTGACCGTCGAGGACACCCCCGACCAGGAGGACGCCGCGACAATCACCGTGGACCGCGTCACCCGCACCGCGCTCGTCCGCGTGAACCCCGACCTCGTGGACGACCAGGCGCGGCACGGGTACCAGCTGCGCGGCGTGGCCCGCCTGATCCTCAGCGGGTACGCCGCGTACAACCGCGACATCAAGCGGAAGTACGGCGAGTGGCCCGACGAACAGAAGGTCCACGACCTCGCCGCGGACGACGCCGAGTACCACCTGCAGGCCCTCCTGCACCAGCTGCACCCCTACCAGCCTCCGGAGGCCTGAGCGTGGGCGCCCGCGTGATCATCGACCTGCGGGACCTCAACCGGCGCGCCCGCGTGGCCACCAAGGGCACCGCAGAGCGCGTCGGCCGCCGCGCGGACATCCTCATCAACGCCCGCAGCTGGACGTGGCCCGGCACCACCCTCCGCGCCAACGGCAGCGTCGCCGGCACGAAACGCAACATCGTCGACACCAGCACCCTCCGGAACAGCCGCCGCGACCCCGTGCTGAACGACGCGCGCAGCGGGTACAGCGCCCGCCTCACCTGGGGCGCCTCACACGCCGCCGCCGTATTCCTCGGCGCGATGTTCCGGAAGCGCCGGTACGTCATGCCCGCCCGCAACGCGCCCCTCGCGGCCGTGAAGCGAGGCACCCTCCAGGACTTCGCCCGGGCGTGGCAGGAGGCCGAGTGAGACAGCTCACCCTCCAGGAACTCCGCGACACGCTCGAAGGGACCCTCACCCGCTGGGGCGTGCCACTCGGCACGTACACCCTCCCCGGCGGCGCCCAGGCCCCCGCCCTGTGGGTCGGCGACGTGCCCGAAGGCACCACCGTCACCGGCCTGGAAGTCCTCATTCCGGCCACGCCGGAACAGGACGTCATCCAGGTCATGGCGGGCGTCATCACCATCGACCGCTACCCCGTCCGGCTCGTCAGTCACGACGGGCAGCCCATCAAAACCGCGCTGAACGCCGTGTACCACGCCTTCAAAACCATCACCGACGTGAACGCCCTGCCCGCCACCAGCGACTACCCCGAACAGGTCGTCGTGACCATCACCCCCTGAGGAGAGAACCACCATGGGATACACCCCCGCAGAACTGCTGTCCAAAGTCACGCTCGGCCGTGAAAGCCTCTTCCGCGTCGCCCCGCTCGGCGTGAACGGCGCCATGCCCGCCGCCGCCGCCTACAAGGAACTGTGCCTCGCCAGCGAAGTCACCGTCGGCTTCGAAAACCAGACGATCTCCTTCGCGAACTTCTGCAGCGGCGGCACCAACATCGACATCCCCTTCGGCGAGACCGGCACCGTCGACCTCAGCGAAATGCAGTGGATCGCCGACGACGAGGCCCTCGTCATCATGGAAACCGCCGCGCGCGACAAGGAAGCCATCGCGTACGAATTCATGCCCGAAGGCGCCGGCGCCGGCAAGGTCGTGTACCGCGGCGTCATGAACGTCAACAGCTGGAAGGTCAAAGCGGCCGCCGCTGGCCTCGTCACCGTCGAGAACCCCACCCTCACCAGCCCCGGCAAGCCCGAGAAGGCCACCCAGGTGTGATCTGGCGCGACCGCTGGGACGGCACGCCCAGCGTCGTCGCCAT
The Deinococcus grandis genome window above contains:
- a CDS encoding phage major capsid protein; amino-acid sequence: MTTPKIRKITDLTLNLKQEAANEQRTFAQHLQHLADHGQISSDLYDPKQRNSAGASVPAWKQVLVRGAGLEAQGRHAAVTVTDAFFRQDDNRILFPLYIEERYRELGREGRNSLTLSDVVADTSPINANVVATQVLDFKDDESADLSRIAEGAQYPVLTITQGDAVVRLYKYGGRLEASLEAILGSSLSTLDRWLLKIRRQADRNKIRQALAVLKNGDGNNNAAPNINVGATLEVADFVALLMKAEEYGAEPLVLTGAASPLGKALSLDIVTGTNSTAASGDFRDTGTFPTIFGMRPKLPPQRSVLAGVEQLMAIDPSAGLTMHYDPRFDLVRYEDIIRRDMQAVQITEMLGFSKPDMGAGITMTLA
- a CDS encoding S49 family peptidase; its protein translation is MTEKSRSPTRLSGVTALIANGIWAIKGDQLRDIVRGFSAYLQGRIADADALREIRDARDTRAAVTQDAQDQAPSVALISLYGTIFPRGSLMVDYCGAVDAHTFAARVNAAAADPSVRSIILDIDSGGGAVSGTDVAAQAVANAAKVKTVTAVANTMACSAAYWIASQATEVIVTPAGEVGSIGVIGTHTDQTAALEGEGLKVTYVRSTDRKALGQPAEAMDGPVLEQWQKEMAAIHDLFVQAIATGRGVTLAKASSWATGDVWFGDAAVTAGLADRVALLTDIVAEHQQAATPPPAAPALRQGRSASADDQPHQEAPVKLTIKDRTGQTHTLDTSTDAAPTDAQTLASTLESGAYEAGVQAQRELVAAALGVNVNDLTADRLTQIRAQASDGTQYRDALLGQVERLATTVYGAENATAIDRAKRLASKADTADLPGLIDDLTAQRDAKFPAGRQSAPDAGAGAQADTTPTEPTVTALPTTAFDF